In Zingiber officinale cultivar Zhangliang chromosome 3A, Zo_v1.1, whole genome shotgun sequence, the DNA window CTCCCTCGTTCTATCCATGTCTTGCGCATCCAGTTCTTCATATAATGCGTAATTTATCCTATGATATGATAAAAGTCATGGATCAAACAACCAAACAATTGCAAACAAAAACAAAAGTTGTAGATGTTTATTAGTATTGAAGAATCACATGGTGCCCACTGATAAGCTAAAAGATGGCTTACCACAAGTAGATATATCTTTGCCAATACCGCTTCTCCTCTGCTGGAGGCACATTGGCTATTGCTCTTTCATACACCTCCCTCACCATATCCTTGTTTCCACCATTCTCCTCCAGCCTTATGTAATCAAACCAGGAGTCATAGTTTAAAGGGTTCTTCCTCACTTCCTCCTCATACTGAAATCTTCTTTTGCTGATAATCGCATCTTCAATACCAGCTTTGTCCCCATATTGCTTCTCAAATGCCAAATATCTCTTATACAGATCTTCGGCCCTCCCTTTGGGGACGTGGTCTAAGGCGAACTTGTATATGCAGCGAGCTCGTTCAGTCTCCTTGCACCATTCCTCGAACTCTGCAAAGGCAACAAAAAGCAGCTCCGCGTCCTCATCCTCAGAGAGAAGTTCGATGGCGCGCTCATACACCGCACGGGTGCGAGCAATTTCACCGCGCTTGGCCTCGAACTTGGCATACTTAATGAAAGAGGAAGGACGAGGGTGGCAAACAACAAACCGTTCGTAGATTGAACGTGCACGATCGACCTCATTGTAGCGAAGTTCAAACTTGATGTAGGAAAGCCAGCCCTTAGTGTCGGGCTGCCAGTCCATCCAACGTTCAAAAATCTGGCGAGCCCCTGCGACATTGCCGAGCATCTCTTCCATGTGTATGTACTTGTACCAAAGTTGGTCGACGCGGGGAAGGAGGCCGACGGCGCGGTCCCATACGTTACGAGCGTGATTAATAAAGCGATGCCGCATCTCAAGCTCTGCATATTTGAGCCACAGGGTAGGGTTGCGATAGTCGACGTCGAGGACGCGCTCCCAGACGGATCGAGCGCGAGCGAAGTCCCCCTGAGATTCCTCCCAGGCGGCATACTTTACCCAGGCGCCAGTATTCCAGCGAGCGCGCCGTATGAGATCCTCGAACTCCTTACGCTTTCGAAGCCGGTAGTCCGCTAGCTCGTGGGAGTCAGTAATTTTCTGCTTTGGCGGCCTGATCTCAGGCTCCTGCCGCTCGCGAGCCTCGCGCAGGATCTGCTCGGCGGTGATCTGTATGGACGCTGGTGTCTTGTTCTTCACCCGAGTAGACCGCGGTAGTTTCACCTCCGTATCGCGTTTCGTCAGGAAACCCAGGCTAGGATCAGACTCCGACGCCATATCTCCGGTAACGTGCTGCGAGCTCGACGGCGGTGGAGAGGTCGATCCGGAAAGAGTGTAACCCTAGGGGGGGAAAacgcctcttcttcttcttattattgTTATTACCCTTATCAAGATATCATCGGTATTTTACATATtaattttctggtattttacatattATTTTTCTGGTATTTATCTTAGGACATCCTACTTccatttttatcaaaaaaaaaaaaaaaaaaaaaaaagtacacCTAATTTTAATAATACCTATCCACTTATATCaatcataaattaaaaaaaaaaatcattttttatttaaactgAACCATTTAAATCCAacgaatcaaataaaaaattttaaaaacttactttCGTCTCTAAATTTAACctttttaattttagaatttaataaaaaaaatttaaaaatacaaaatattaataaaaagtacttttttaatatctaattagaaaaaaaagaaaagtaaaataaaattaataaataaaataaaataaaaactttgttattttattaaGGATATAAAAGTCTGTCAAATTAATATTGTTTACTTTCAAATAATCtccttaaatttataaaaaaaaattagtttagaGTGTTTTAAGTCTAATAATGAGTTTTAATAAAAAACAAAGTGCtcaattttattataaatttacatCATTACAATTAGGAACGGTAAAATAAATTGATTGTCCTCATTCCTGTCCCCAAATTATATCCCTTTTTCTATCCCTGATTATGTATAATAGGAGAATCTCTATTCTCTACTTGTAGAAATTAAATACTCATCCTCATCCCTCA includes these proteins:
- the LOC122051067 gene encoding crooked neck-like protein 1, whose protein sequence is MASESDPSLGFLTKRDTEVKLPRSTRVKNKTPASIQITAEQILREARERQEPEIRPPKQKITDSHELADYRLRKRKEFEDLIRRARWNTGAWVKYAAWEESQGDFARARSVWERVLDVDYRNPTLWLKYAELEMRHRFINHARNVWDRAVGLLPRVDQLWYKYIHMEEMLGNVAGARQIFERWMDWQPDTKGWLSYIKFELRYNEVDRARSIYERFVVCHPRPSSFIKYAKFEAKRGEIARTRAVYERAIELLSEDEDAELLFVAFAEFEEWCKETERARCIYKFALDHVPKGRAEDLYKRYLAFEKQYGDKAGIEDAIISKRRFQYEEEVRKNPLNYDSWFDYIRLEENGGNKDMVREVYERAIANVPPAEEKRYWQRYIYLWINYALYEELDAQDMDRTREVYRECLKLIPHKKFSFAKIWLMAAQFEIRQRNIKSARQILGNAIGMAPKDKIFKKYIEIELQLGNVSRCRILYEKYLEWAPANCYAWCKYAEFERTLNETERARALFELAIAQPALDMPELLWKAYIDFEIAEGEFERTRQLYDRLLDRTKHLKVWISYAKFEASAGIEDEDMDKEKNDYNEEQHRERIKRCRVVFERAFDYFRTGAPELKEERAMLLEEWLNLESSFGNLGDISVVQSKLPRKVKRKRPISSEDGTPAAFEEYIDYIFPDDVALAPNMKLLEAAYKWKKQKIDADED